The following proteins are co-located in the Paludibaculum fermentans genome:
- a CDS encoding zinc metalloprotease — translation MQHVRIRTLSEDESAPATNRMDQRLSVSQVLAAQRPIEGEHLVLITPLDLALRDCESLFGYADCKRGIAVVSTFRLGLDGEQLLAARLMNVIEHERGHLDGLGHCRTKGCIMSVARCAADLDVRRLERCGQCRKPKPAWQARAAAAVVCVLAIAAAQGAASFVKVKSPPFSWRAEGGAVEVLYRKQPTLLLAGEPAARSAAGTLNALYAQITPPPIEAKAAGPNAVLIAGGMKLAELDGRSAGGGDPLAYAQAWAAKTDRLMRAKGEEAEGCPSCHIRRLDEVLAAARMRRERRW, via the coding sequence GTGCAACACGTGCGTATCAGGACACTCTCGGAGGACGAGTCCGCTCCCGCTACCAACCGCATGGATCAGAGGCTCTCCGTGTCGCAAGTTCTGGCCGCCCAACGGCCCATCGAAGGCGAGCACCTGGTCCTGATCACGCCTCTCGATCTTGCGCTGCGCGACTGCGAGTCGCTCTTCGGGTACGCCGACTGCAAGCGTGGGATCGCAGTGGTGTCCACCTTCCGGTTGGGCTTGGACGGGGAGCAGCTCCTGGCCGCCCGGCTGATGAACGTCATCGAGCACGAACGAGGGCACCTCGACGGACTGGGGCACTGCCGCACGAAAGGCTGCATCATGTCGGTGGCGCGCTGCGCGGCAGATCTCGATGTGCGGCGCCTGGAACGTTGCGGGCAGTGCCGCAAGCCGAAGCCGGCGTGGCAGGCGCGCGCCGCGGCGGCAGTTGTCTGCGTGCTGGCGATTGCGGCCGCACAGGGGGCAGCGTCGTTCGTGAAGGTAAAGTCGCCTCCCTTCTCGTGGAGGGCAGAGGGCGGCGCCGTCGAGGTCCTGTACAGGAAGCAGCCAACACTCCTGCTGGCGGGAGAACCGGCAGCGCGCTCGGCCGCGGGCACCTTGAATGCGCTCTACGCGCAGATTACCCCGCCGCCAATCGAAGCAAAAGCCGCGGGTCCGAATGCGGTCCTGATTGCCGGCGGAATGAAGCTCGCCGAGTTGGACGGGAGGTCGGCAGGCGGCGGAGATCCCCTAGCGTATGCGCAGGCTTGGGCTGCGAAGACAGATCGGTTAATGCGGGCCAAGGGAGAGGAGGCGGAGGGCTGCCCCAGTTGCCACATCCGCCGCTTGGACGAAGTGTTGGCAGCGGCGCGGATGCGGCGCGAGCGGAGGTGGTGA
- a CDS encoding GYF domain-containing protein — MNPTTTAALLRMEEEDFLIALDDLAALADSLDARANPLSLIPPGPGGNRTTAAAAAFQALSPEAQVRLAVAIAILRAPAKMAHWHHSIADETVSRSVLAWSTSVDDSIVGLAGTVDPRRITFWTQASVTASISKMLAAGSSLSNDEIGCKLSTPAVVVFLAVLGQMQAARLHGMLTHCAPAATFSREEILERLRDAASEDFRWPLLFVEKLIPGQLVTSLTDHEVASALGELMRAGLVETAAESRIPRYELTTGGKVLADGVLHEVSKVALGVTEPQADGQLGRDIVLLVRSTYHLFLFAMAGQTGAIAALDQDELAASLHFALRPPSPPPIVREPAPVAAPEPPATAAAPPPLPAKDWYVIHAGQSRGPIDEATLLKMLPSLPAETLVWNQDLPNWMTAREAGLMPAPAVQVCARCGTVRDPNQRFCANCGLPQG, encoded by the coding sequence ATGAACCCCACAACGACAGCAGCACTGCTGCGAATGGAGGAGGAAGACTTCCTCATCGCGCTGGACGACCTGGCCGCGCTGGCCGATTCGCTGGACGCCCGCGCCAATCCGTTATCGCTCATCCCTCCAGGCCCGGGCGGTAATCGAACAACGGCCGCGGCAGCGGCCTTTCAGGCTCTTAGCCCGGAAGCGCAAGTTCGTCTGGCTGTAGCCATCGCCATCCTGCGCGCTCCCGCGAAGATGGCCCACTGGCACCACAGCATTGCCGATGAAACAGTCAGCCGCTCGGTGCTGGCCTGGTCGACCAGTGTGGACGATTCCATCGTCGGACTCGCCGGAACCGTGGATCCACGCCGGATCACTTTCTGGACCCAGGCCAGCGTCACGGCCTCGATCAGCAAGATGCTCGCGGCCGGCAGCAGCCTCAGCAACGATGAGATCGGCTGCAAGCTCTCCACGCCGGCAGTAGTGGTGTTTCTCGCGGTATTGGGTCAGATGCAGGCCGCGAGGCTGCATGGGATGCTGACCCATTGCGCACCCGCCGCCACGTTCTCACGGGAGGAAATCCTGGAGCGCCTGCGCGACGCCGCCAGTGAGGACTTCCGCTGGCCGTTGCTCTTTGTCGAGAAATTGATTCCCGGCCAACTCGTGACGTCCCTGACGGACCACGAGGTGGCTTCGGCATTGGGCGAACTCATGCGGGCCGGATTGGTGGAGACTGCCGCGGAGAGCCGCATCCCAAGGTACGAGCTCACAACGGGCGGCAAGGTCCTCGCAGACGGCGTGCTGCATGAAGTCAGCAAAGTGGCGCTGGGCGTCACGGAGCCCCAGGCGGATGGTCAACTCGGACGAGACATCGTGCTGCTGGTGCGCAGCACCTATCACTTGTTCCTATTCGCCATGGCCGGGCAGACCGGCGCGATAGCCGCCCTGGATCAGGATGAGCTGGCAGCCTCGCTGCACTTCGCGTTGCGTCCGCCGTCGCCGCCGCCAATTGTCCGGGAACCCGCCCCCGTCGCGGCGCCTGAGCCGCCCGCGACAGCCGCCGCTCCGCCTCCGTTACCAGCGAAGGACTGGTATGTCATCCACGCCGGCCAAAGCAGGGGTCCCATCGACGAAGCGACGCTGCTGAAGATGCTGCCTTCCCTGCCGGCCGAGACACTCGTGTGGAACCAGGACCTGCCCAACTGGATGACTGCGCGCGAAGCCGGCCTGATGCCGGCGCCTGCGGTGCAGGTATGCGCGCGATGTGGAACGGTGCGCGATCCGAACCAGCGCTTCTGCGCAAACTGCGGGCTCCCACAAGGCTAG
- a CDS encoding substrate-binding domain-containing protein, producing MPTSIRNQLGAVRRARGVSAAELARRVGVSRQTIHAIEAGSYIPNTEVTLKLGRELEVSVEELFTLEAEDVPAPDAIDSEVLSAVPAAKGQAVRVCRVGERLVSIPVQSAPYYLPEADGVISRVGRAPGHAELAVFAPEDPQQKKLTLAGCDPAIGLVSSMVEKLSGVELISAAASSRLALTWLKEGKVHIAGSHLEDPATGEFNLPFLRLEFPDDDLAVVTFARWEEGFVTAPGNPLGIRSAGDLAGAAVRFVNREKGSGSRGLLDRLLAEAGVPPRKVVGYDRVAYGHLAAAYAVLAGEADCCLATRSAAQAFGLDFVALRSERYDFVMRRQTLEMPAVQGFLDVLQRAALRRKLETLAGYDTAQTGSVQA from the coding sequence ATGCCGACTTCCATCCGCAATCAGTTGGGCGCCGTCCGCCGGGCGCGTGGCGTCAGCGCCGCCGAACTGGCGCGGCGGGTTGGTGTCAGCAGGCAGACGATTCACGCGATTGAGGCCGGATCCTACATTCCCAACACCGAAGTCACGCTGAAGCTCGGCCGCGAGCTGGAAGTCTCCGTGGAAGAGCTGTTTACCCTGGAGGCGGAAGACGTCCCAGCACCCGATGCCATCGACTCCGAGGTGCTCAGCGCGGTACCGGCCGCCAAGGGACAGGCTGTGCGCGTCTGCCGTGTGGGTGAACGACTGGTGAGCATCCCTGTCCAGTCGGCGCCTTACTATCTGCCCGAGGCCGACGGGGTCATCTCTCGGGTGGGCCGAGCCCCTGGTCATGCGGAACTGGCCGTTTTCGCGCCTGAGGATCCGCAGCAGAAGAAGCTGACGTTGGCGGGCTGCGATCCGGCCATCGGCCTGGTCTCCAGCATGGTGGAGAAGTTGAGTGGGGTGGAACTGATTTCCGCTGCCGCTTCCAGCCGCCTGGCGCTCACCTGGCTCAAGGAAGGCAAGGTCCACATTGCGGGCTCGCACCTGGAGGATCCGGCAACCGGCGAGTTCAATCTGCCGTTCCTGAGACTGGAGTTTCCGGACGACGATTTGGCCGTGGTCACCTTCGCGCGTTGGGAAGAAGGATTCGTCACCGCGCCGGGCAATCCCTTGGGGATCCGCTCCGCCGGCGACCTGGCTGGCGCCGCCGTACGGTTTGTGAATCGGGAAAAGGGCTCCGGCAGTCGCGGGTTGCTCGACCGTCTATTGGCCGAGGCCGGCGTGCCGCCGCGCAAAGTAGTGGGTTATGATCGCGTTGCCTACGGGCACCTGGCGGCCGCCTATGCCGTTCTGGCCGGCGAGGCAGACTGCTGCCTGGCAACGCGCTCAGCCGCACAGGCCTTCGGACTGGATTTCGTAGCCTTGCGGAGCGAGCGCTACGACTTCGTCATGCGCAGGCAGACGCTTGAGATGCCCGCGGTGCAGGGTTTCCTGGATGTGCTGCAAAGGGCGGCCCTCCGGCGCAAACTGGAAACTTTGGCTGGTTACGATACGGCGCAGACCGGCTCGGTTCAGGCCTGA
- a CDS encoding molybdopterin-dependent oxidoreductase, whose translation MPARRACLILLVVLACAWAQAPSATLTVGGDVKTPLTLTARDLADMPRATAQLKGEKATVEYTGVPVHEILKRAGLPAGKDLHGTALASYLLVEAKDGYQVVFALPEVDPAFTDKVVLLADAADGKPLGEGQGPFRLVVPGDKRGARGARMVTRFQLVLLRR comes from the coding sequence ATGCCGGCTCGCCGAGCGTGCCTGATTCTGTTGGTTGTTTTGGCCTGTGCCTGGGCCCAGGCGCCATCCGCCACATTGACCGTCGGTGGCGACGTGAAAACGCCGCTCACCCTGACCGCGCGGGACCTGGCGGACATGCCCAGGGCGACGGCGCAGCTGAAAGGGGAGAAGGCGACCGTGGAGTACACGGGTGTCCCGGTCCACGAAATTCTGAAGCGCGCAGGCTTACCGGCAGGCAAGGACCTGCACGGTACGGCGCTGGCCAGCTACCTGCTTGTCGAAGCGAAGGACGGCTATCAGGTGGTGTTCGCGCTGCCTGAAGTGGATCCGGCGTTCACTGATAAGGTGGTGTTGCTGGCCGACGCCGCCGACGGCAAGCCGCTGGGCGAGGGACAAGGTCCCTTCCGCCTGGTGGTGCCGGGCGACAAACGAGGCGCCCGAGGCGCGCGCATGGTAACCCGGTTCCAATTGGTGCTCCTCCGGAGGTGA
- a CDS encoding TonB-dependent receptor, with protein MYKGHPRKSPQLCLLAALVVFAPGPLAGQSTKAELFGVVSDPGGLPVSLAVVQLTNTGTNLESAVTTRTDGSYQFLALPAGSYEVSVQKPGFAPLQRDGITLRVGDRLEVPLSLRVGEANQVVEVTAAAPLLQASRGTVSFVVEQRKVVTLPLDGRNFVPLIALSPGVSLPPGNLLPRVNGSRPRVSEYLYDGVSVLQPEPGQVAFYPVIDAIDEFRVEANSYSAEYGRSNGGVIMVNQKAGSNGLHGTLFEFFRNEKLNARNLFATTGGKPQFRRNQYGFVLGGPIQKDRTFFFVDWQGTRLSTGVIRTSTVPTTAQKSGVFTNAIFDPATTRRTDTGYARDAFAANTVPVSRFDRAALAVLSRYPAPNVFTTAGAEATANNYRRLGNDTTAADQYDGRLDRYLGARHRLFGRYSYLRDDSRPTTPLPDGSGNLTSGVIGNTLTRADSIAAEHTWSLSSLSVNQLRFGYTRRKFDRDALRTGQPVAQTTLIPNIPVTSFSDVLPTYDVVGLQQLGPPASGNAAFTTSVTQFIDSFSWVRGGHSLKAGADIRHETLDVLQPPSPTGNFQFTNIFTSGLTPAGTAQSGTGNSVASFLVGQVGRFSIDAQPQLIQPRATIAEFFLQDDWRISRRFSLNLGVRYTLNFPSTVVDNQGAVFNLATQRLDYLGQNGFPRAARNLEKKNFAPRVGLAYRITDSFVVRSGYGMTWIEQAGITTPFTTPLFPFIQTLGQQSLDNINPAFVLSSGPTVTLQSPTADSGLGQGVFGVQRSNGSGYAQQWNFTLQKTWGEDWSVEAGYLGSKLTRLGVPDVNLNQLTVEQLALGSQLTQQVANPYFGQIPANTSLGTQTIARGQLLRPYPRFTTVTLYRNNTGHSTYHSFQARVEKRFSQGLTFTASYTFSRLIDDAGAVFDSAVLTGPVANFQAADSYNKRLEKDVSTGNIPNIFSSGFVYQVPVGRGRAKSLDGWKEALAGGWQVGGIVRAQSGSPLAITQATNLNAFAGFGIQRPNRVADPTLPADQRSTGRWFNTAAFTQAAQFTIGSSSRNPVNGPGYRTVDLMVGKTFPVTERVRSEFRAEAFNVTNTPPLGNPNGSFGNAAFGTITTALDPRVFELVLKLQF; from the coding sequence GTGTATAAAGGTCACCCCAGGAAGTCACCACAGCTTTGCCTGCTCGCGGCTCTAGTCGTCTTTGCGCCTGGCCCGCTCGCTGGTCAATCCACCAAGGCCGAACTCTTCGGCGTGGTTTCCGATCCTGGCGGCTTGCCCGTCTCCTTGGCCGTCGTCCAGTTGACGAATACCGGCACGAACCTTGAGTCTGCTGTCACCACCCGGACGGATGGCAGCTACCAGTTCCTGGCCTTGCCTGCAGGCTCCTACGAGGTTTCTGTGCAGAAGCCGGGCTTTGCACCGCTGCAGCGCGACGGCATCACCCTGCGCGTGGGTGACCGGCTGGAGGTGCCCCTGAGCCTGAGGGTCGGCGAGGCCAACCAGGTGGTGGAGGTGACGGCAGCCGCTCCGCTGCTGCAGGCGAGCCGGGGTACGGTGAGCTTCGTCGTGGAGCAGCGCAAGGTCGTCACCTTGCCGTTGGACGGCCGCAACTTCGTGCCGCTGATCGCGCTCTCGCCGGGCGTCAGCCTGCCCCCAGGCAACCTGTTGCCGCGTGTGAACGGCAGCCGTCCGCGCGTCAGCGAATACCTCTATGACGGTGTCAGCGTGCTGCAGCCGGAACCTGGCCAGGTGGCATTCTATCCTGTCATCGACGCGATCGACGAGTTTCGAGTGGAAGCGAACAGCTATTCGGCCGAGTATGGCCGTTCGAATGGCGGTGTGATCATGGTCAACCAGAAGGCCGGATCCAACGGCCTGCACGGTACGTTGTTCGAGTTCTTCCGCAACGAGAAGCTGAACGCCCGGAACCTGTTTGCCACCACGGGCGGCAAGCCGCAGTTTCGACGCAATCAGTATGGATTCGTGTTGGGCGGTCCCATTCAAAAAGACAGGACCTTCTTCTTTGTCGACTGGCAGGGCACAAGGCTCAGTACGGGCGTAATTCGGACCAGCACGGTGCCCACTACCGCCCAGAAGAGCGGGGTCTTCACCAACGCCATCTTCGATCCAGCCACGACGAGACGGACCGACACCGGCTATGCCCGCGATGCCTTCGCCGCAAACACGGTTCCGGTGAGCCGCTTCGATCGCGCCGCCCTGGCCGTGCTCAGCCGCTATCCGGCGCCCAATGTATTCACGACCGCTGGTGCGGAGGCCACGGCCAACAACTATCGACGGCTGGGGAACGACACGACGGCGGCCGACCAGTACGACGGCCGGCTCGACCGCTATCTCGGCGCACGCCATCGCCTGTTCGGCCGCTACTCTTATCTGCGGGACGACAGCCGGCCCACCACGCCGCTGCCGGACGGGAGCGGCAATCTCACCAGCGGCGTCATCGGCAACACGCTCACGCGCGCTGACAGTATCGCCGCCGAGCATACCTGGAGCCTCTCTTCGCTCTCTGTGAACCAGTTGCGTTTCGGCTATACCCGCCGCAAGTTCGACCGCGATGCGCTGCGCACCGGGCAACCGGTGGCGCAGACCACGCTGATCCCCAACATTCCGGTGACCTCGTTCTCCGATGTTCTGCCCACTTATGATGTCGTGGGTCTGCAGCAACTCGGACCGCCGGCCAGCGGCAACGCAGCCTTCACCACCTCGGTGACCCAGTTCATTGACAGTTTCTCGTGGGTCCGCGGGGGGCACAGCCTGAAGGCGGGCGCGGACATCCGGCACGAAACTCTCGATGTGCTGCAGCCGCCCAGTCCGACCGGCAATTTCCAGTTCACCAATATCTTCACCAGCGGACTCACACCCGCCGGTACAGCGCAGTCCGGCACGGGCAACAGCGTCGCCTCGTTCCTGGTGGGACAGGTGGGCCGGTTCAGCATTGACGCGCAGCCGCAATTGATCCAGCCGCGTGCGACCATCGCCGAGTTCTTCCTACAGGACGACTGGCGGATCAGCCGCCGGTTCAGCCTGAATCTCGGAGTGAGGTACACCTTGAACTTCCCTTCGACGGTAGTCGATAACCAGGGCGCGGTGTTCAACCTGGCCACCCAGAGGCTCGACTACCTCGGGCAAAACGGATTCCCGCGAGCGGCCCGAAATCTGGAGAAGAAGAACTTTGCGCCCAGAGTCGGATTGGCCTACAGAATCACTGATTCGTTCGTAGTGCGCTCCGGGTATGGGATGACGTGGATTGAGCAGGCGGGCATCACCACACCTTTCACTACTCCGCTGTTCCCCTTCATTCAGACGCTGGGCCAGCAGTCGCTGGACAATATCAATCCGGCCTTTGTCCTGTCGTCCGGTCCTACGGTCACGTTGCAGAGTCCCACTGCTGATTCTGGACTCGGCCAGGGCGTCTTTGGCGTGCAGCGGAGCAACGGCAGCGGCTACGCCCAACAGTGGAACTTCACACTGCAGAAGACCTGGGGTGAGGATTGGAGCGTGGAAGCCGGTTACCTCGGATCCAAGCTGACCCGCCTGGGCGTACCCGATGTGAACCTGAACCAGCTCACGGTGGAGCAACTCGCGCTCGGCTCGCAGCTGACGCAGCAGGTCGCGAATCCTTACTTCGGGCAGATTCCGGCCAACACTTCGCTCGGCACCCAGACGATTGCGCGCGGGCAGCTGCTGCGGCCTTACCCGCGGTTCACGACCGTGACCCTCTACCGTAACAATACCGGGCACTCCACCTATCACTCCTTCCAGGCGCGTGTGGAAAAGCGATTCTCGCAGGGGCTCACGTTTACAGCGTCCTATACGTTCTCCCGCCTGATCGACGATGCCGGCGCTGTTTTCGATTCCGCGGTGCTCACCGGACCCGTGGCCAACTTCCAGGCCGCGGACAGTTACAACAAGCGGTTGGAGAAGGATGTCTCGACGGGCAACATCCCGAACATCTTCTCCAGCGGCTTCGTCTACCAGGTGCCTGTCGGTCGCGGCCGGGCGAAATCGCTGGACGGCTGGAAAGAGGCGCTGGCCGGGGGGTGGCAGGTGGGCGGCATTGTCCGCGCCCAGTCGGGTAGTCCGCTAGCCATCACGCAAGCCACCAATCTCAATGCGTTCGCGGGATTCGGGATCCAGCGGCCCAACCGTGTCGCGGACCCCACGCTACCCGCGGATCAGCGCAGCACCGGGCGCTGGTTCAACACGGCGGCCTTCACGCAGGCGGCGCAGTTCACCATCGGCAGCAGTTCCCGTAATCCGGTCAACGGCCCCGGCTACCGGACCGTTGATCTCATGGTGGGCAAGACCTTTCCGGTCACGGAACGTGTGCGGTCCGAATTCCGCGCCGAAGCGTTCAACGTCACGAACACGCCGCCGCTGGGTAATCCCAACGGCAGCTTCGGCAATGCGGCTTTCGGGACGATCACGACGGCGCTGGATCCGCGTGTCTTCGAACTTGTTTTGAAGCTTCAATTCTGA